The Flexivirga oryzae genome has a segment encoding these proteins:
- a CDS encoding acyltransferase family protein, giving the protein MARYRLIDGLRGLAALLVLLSHVGFWTGADHLDLSGGLLARGDSGVAVFFAISAFLLLRPWLPGAPPQRIGGYAGRRAARILPAYLIALAAVLLVAGTWGAVGGAGLGGIGKVVAHLLLVQGYADTSYQSFSQTWSLTTEVSFYVLVPVIGRALGRLLQRSPRAVYGALGATVAGGVVIQAVTAVWTQHSPTTHAGVLGTSVLGHAAWFAAGAALAIAVQRGDLDRLRDIGVGTWLAAAGVVYLIASSGIAGPRDLHAPTVGAAVAKELLYTLLAGLLLLAAVRGPSDERWCAVAASPATRFVGDLSYGVFLWHVLVLQVIYRVSGWALFTGGFSAVLFAVLVFSWLIAWASATLVEQPILRRVHRRTRTPRVPARQA; this is encoded by the coding sequence ATGGCGCGTTATCGGCTGATCGACGGCCTGCGCGGGCTCGCAGCGCTGCTGGTGCTGCTGTCCCACGTCGGTTTCTGGACCGGCGCGGACCACCTCGACCTGTCCGGCGGGCTGCTGGCCCGTGGCGACAGCGGGGTTGCAGTCTTCTTCGCGATCAGCGCGTTCCTGCTGCTCCGCCCGTGGCTGCCGGGCGCTCCGCCGCAACGGATCGGCGGGTATGCCGGCCGCCGCGCCGCCCGCATCCTGCCCGCCTACCTGATCGCGCTGGCCGCGGTGCTGCTGGTGGCCGGCACCTGGGGTGCCGTCGGCGGCGCCGGCCTCGGCGGCATCGGGAAGGTCGTCGCGCATCTGCTCCTGGTGCAGGGGTATGCCGACACGTCGTACCAGTCGTTCAGCCAGACCTGGAGCCTCACCACCGAGGTGTCGTTCTACGTCCTCGTGCCGGTGATCGGCCGCGCGCTCGGGCGCTTACTGCAACGGTCACCCCGGGCCGTGTACGGCGCACTCGGTGCCACCGTCGCGGGCGGCGTCGTCATACAGGCCGTGACCGCGGTGTGGACGCAGCACAGCCCGACGACCCACGCCGGCGTGCTCGGGACCAGCGTGCTCGGGCACGCGGCCTGGTTCGCCGCCGGCGCGGCGCTCGCGATCGCCGTCCAGCGCGGCGACCTGGACCGGTTGCGGGACATCGGGGTGGGCACCTGGCTGGCCGCCGCCGGCGTCGTCTACCTGATCGCGTCCAGCGGCATCGCCGGCCCGCGCGACCTGCACGCGCCGACGGTCGGGGCGGCGGTGGCGAAGGAGCTGCTCTACACGCTGCTGGCCGGCCTGCTGCTGCTCGCGGCGGTGAGGGGGCCGTCGGACGAACGCTGGTGCGCGGTGGCGGCGTCTCCCGCGACGCGGTTCGTCGGTGACCTGTCGTACGGTGTCTTCCTCTGGCACGTGCTGGTGCTCCAGGTCATCTACCGGGTCTCCGGGTGGGCGCTGTTCACCGGCGGGTTCAGCGCGGTGCTGTTCGCGGTGCTCGTCTTCAGCTGGCTGATCGCGTGGGCGTCGGCGACGCTGGTGGAGCAGCCGATCCTGCGTCGGGTGCACCGGCGGACCCGCACGCCGCGCGTGCCAGCGCGGCAAGCGTGA
- a CDS encoding glycosyltransferase family 4 protein, with translation MRARPAEAGSPLRVLYLSWRDRDNPEAGGAETFTERTAEVLTELGHRVTIFTSRFPGAPAIEDHGAVRVLRRGGRFSCYTAGLLYAARHRHDYDVVIDVQNGVPFWSPLLAGCPVVNVMHHVHRDQWHVIFGPRLARFGWFLESRVAPWVYRTSRYVTVSQASRDDLVDLGIDRDRIDVVYSGNDRPAELENGLMHPQSATPVLTVLGRLVPHKQVETAIDILADLLPAHPQLRLDIVGTGYWHDDLVRYASERGVRDRVDFHGFVDEDTKHRLLARSWLMLMPSQKEGWGLTIVEAGLHETPSLAYAHAGGPTESILHGTTGLLAHTPEEMRDQVDVLLRDEELRSTLGRGARKHALSFDWAASGKALDLTLKSVLGLAPRPEQPAARTPRLRTVREILADRRSAQDAVDADADGAEDATPVAANF, from the coding sequence GTGCGGGCACGTCCGGCGGAGGCAGGTTCACCCCTGCGGGTGCTCTACCTGTCCTGGAGGGACCGGGACAACCCCGAGGCGGGTGGCGCCGAGACCTTCACCGAACGCACCGCCGAGGTGCTCACCGAGCTCGGGCACCGGGTGACCATCTTCACCAGCCGCTTCCCCGGAGCCCCGGCGATCGAGGACCACGGCGCCGTGCGGGTGCTGCGCCGCGGTGGCCGATTCTCCTGCTACACCGCGGGACTGCTGTATGCCGCGCGGCACCGCCACGACTACGACGTCGTCATCGACGTCCAGAACGGCGTGCCGTTCTGGTCCCCGCTGCTCGCCGGCTGCCCCGTCGTCAACGTCATGCACCACGTGCACCGGGACCAGTGGCACGTCATCTTCGGCCCGAGACTCGCGCGGTTCGGCTGGTTCCTGGAGTCGCGGGTCGCGCCGTGGGTCTACCGCACCTCGCGCTACGTCACGGTGTCGCAGGCCAGCCGCGACGACCTGGTCGACCTGGGCATCGACCGCGACCGGATCGACGTGGTCTACTCCGGCAACGACCGCCCCGCCGAGCTGGAGAACGGCCTGATGCACCCGCAGAGCGCCACCCCGGTGCTGACGGTGCTCGGCCGGCTGGTCCCGCACAAGCAGGTGGAGACCGCGATCGACATACTCGCCGACCTGCTGCCCGCGCACCCGCAGCTGCGACTGGACATCGTGGGCACCGGCTACTGGCACGACGACCTGGTGCGCTACGCGAGCGAGCGAGGCGTCCGGGACCGGGTGGACTTCCACGGTTTCGTCGACGAGGACACCAAGCACCGGCTGCTCGCCAGGTCCTGGCTGATGCTGATGCCGTCCCAGAAGGAGGGGTGGGGCCTGACCATCGTCGAGGCCGGCCTGCACGAGACGCCCTCGCTGGCCTACGCCCACGCCGGCGGGCCGACCGAGTCGATCCTGCACGGCACGACGGGGCTGCTCGCGCACACACCGGAGGAGATGCGCGATCAGGTCGACGTCCTGCTCCGCGACGAGGAGCTGCGCAGCACCCTGGGCCGCGGAGCGCGCAAGCACGCGCTCAGCTTCGACTGGGCCGCCAGTGGCAAGGCCCTCGACCTGACCCTCAAGTCGGTGCTCGGACTCGCGCCGCGGCCGGAGCAGCCCGCCGCACGCACACCCCGGCTACGCACCGTCCGGGAGATCCTCGCCGACCGGCGCTCCGCGCAGGACGCGGTCGACGCCGACGCCGACGGCGCGGAGGACGCCACGCCGGTCGCCGCGAACTTCTGA
- a CDS encoding porin PorA family protein: MRKSAIVIGFGAFFITMALLLKFYAFDKLAVIPLDQNSRQVAVDKNAYIFDAGTLKFQRDTTLTTTVGAVAQKDASESFGHNAVIFSKWQYSSIPQTKTPQTASTEKFAVNRHTGKVIDWSGDQENGKAIKHTGYTVKFPFGTEKTTYPYWDGSIEKSMSMKYAGTEKIDGLTVYRFEGSVPRQTLATQPIKDTPGFLFGQPKSSPGVKAKYTYANDRTIWVEPQTGAFIKVREAQQQWLTNPKTNKSVQVLKTTSTFNDATVKQNVDDYKGKASQLKALKLAPWILGILGLLLLIGGVLMALLLGRGGEGGRHHAADEDTDADYDEADDDEADDETQGGVSGLLDGADEDATARLGTDDA, from the coding sequence GTGCGGAAATCCGCAATCGTGATCGGATTCGGCGCCTTCTTCATCACGATGGCGCTCCTGTTGAAGTTCTATGCCTTCGACAAGCTGGCGGTCATCCCACTCGACCAGAACTCCAGGCAGGTCGCCGTCGACAAGAACGCCTACATCTTCGACGCGGGGACCCTGAAGTTCCAGCGCGACACCACGCTCACCACGACGGTGGGTGCCGTCGCGCAGAAGGACGCGAGCGAGAGCTTCGGCCACAACGCGGTCATCTTCAGCAAGTGGCAGTACTCCAGCATCCCGCAGACGAAGACCCCGCAGACCGCGTCGACCGAGAAGTTCGCCGTCAACCGGCACACGGGCAAGGTCATCGACTGGAGCGGCGACCAGGAGAACGGCAAGGCGATCAAGCACACCGGTTACACGGTGAAGTTCCCGTTCGGCACCGAGAAGACGACCTACCCCTACTGGGACGGTTCGATCGAGAAGTCGATGTCGATGAAGTATGCCGGCACCGAGAAGATCGACGGCCTGACCGTCTACCGCTTCGAGGGCAGCGTGCCGCGGCAGACGCTGGCGACCCAGCCGATCAAGGACACCCCGGGGTTCCTCTTCGGACAGCCGAAGAGCAGCCCGGGCGTGAAGGCGAAGTACACCTACGCCAACGACCGCACCATCTGGGTCGAGCCCCAGACCGGCGCGTTCATCAAGGTGCGCGAGGCGCAGCAGCAGTGGCTGACCAACCCCAAGACGAACAAGTCGGTCCAGGTGCTCAAGACCACGTCGACCTTCAACGACGCGACCGTCAAGCAGAACGTCGACGACTACAAGGGCAAGGCCTCGCAACTGAAGGCGCTCAAGCTCGCACCGTGGATCCTGGGCATCCTCGGCCTGCTGCTGCTCATCGGCGGGGTGCTGATGGCCCTGCTGCTGGGGCGCGGCGGTGAGGGCGGCCGCCACCATGCCGCGGACGAGGACACGGACGCGGACTACGACGAGGCGGATGACGACGAGGCCGACGACGAGACACAGGGCGGCGTCTCGGGTCTGTTGGACGGCGCGGACGAGGACGCGACCGCGCGCCTCGGCACGGACGACGCCTGA
- a CDS encoding alpha-(1->3)-arabinofuranosyltransferase domain-containing protein: protein MTEGYDAQVDAPADRRRVHRIQLLLMLAVFVVLPWLVSPGRTEPDTKIDLTISPWRYLGRSLDAWNNHAGLGELQNQAYGYLFPMGPIFGVCRSLGIPGWATQRVWWTLLLVVSFLGAQQLIRRLGVAGPLPAIAGGAAYALAPRMLTVLPVISIEAWPMALAPWLVVAVLPLTRRSLTRAELIRALALAGVLTAALGGVNATASGIVLALPFVFLLTHPVGRRRLLLWVGTAVLGGLWWLLPLLVLGRYAYPFLDYIETASITTAVTSVPNVFRGADDWIAYILDSADHPVWQGGWVLAQSVTAIIATGVVAAVGCWGLLRLRGHLARWTLCCAVAAVLFMSLGHGGSVGSPLSEPVRALLDGALAPLRNVHKADPVLRLPLVIGLAAVLHHVSSSGKARHRFAPAIIALAVAVAATPIWQGRVGAADAYAAIPTQWTQVAHEIDSAAKTSGGATLLLPNSRTPTYTWGSTTDEPLAALAASPVVTREAAPLGIPGSTRILDVVDQLAATGVSQPSLAAGLARLGIERVVLRRDLAPSVRAQPWQRVQRTLRLSPGFRQQAVYGEGGSTLTVYDITGAADKGAAVYSSEPVTVAGGPEALFAMYAAGVLSEDQWYQLDSRVSGNADVVTDSMPWRAYNDGVPTAYAYSPVLTRGDDEPTRIGAKDLPPATDPSTQPAREWIGWSDVQVSSSAADPFATHYLDVRDGPASAFDGDDGTAWLTGDHAREAWLRGTLRKPTAVSKVTLRLAGPAQHATLPERVHVTVGGHTETVAVRGRTTITVPVRGADVRSITVRLDASGDAIDPVLGIVGMTLAGTRLGSVIDVPQPVDLSSRTLLLTRLPEDGPSITRQVHLAGDGAVAGTVWLRTDGRSISSRCGAAGSITVRSADGSTQRIPLRLKGKAWTVKGALIRATTCGSSSAAAERRSVSRPRATTITVSASHGLTPELASFGKPPIAPSTDRAITSVSGDSGDRVIRVGAGGAGDVVSLSEGFNAGWRATDAAGHRLQSVEVDGWRQGFRLVGSGADTVTLRFTPTTPQRLGLLVGALLALALLLTFLAAALVCRRSGRNDLDELGRRGGSLGRRGGAPGERAGRSLSAEERSGGAVEATSGDLDKLGRRGGSLGRRGGSLGRRGGAPGRRGGAPGRRGGSLGRLAAVVVGFLVAGPLGILPGVVAAATPRRWLRHVAAIALVASCVALAFFGVVDATSAGAIAGQLLATVTLAALARAACGSAGAPDAGSAAPPASPTPTRSAS from the coding sequence ATGACCGAGGGGTATGACGCGCAGGTCGACGCACCCGCCGACCGGCGGCGCGTGCACCGGATCCAGCTGCTGCTCATGCTGGCGGTGTTCGTGGTGCTCCCGTGGCTGGTGTCGCCGGGGCGGACCGAACCGGACACCAAGATCGACCTGACGATCTCGCCGTGGCGCTACCTCGGCCGGTCCCTGGACGCGTGGAACAACCACGCCGGGCTGGGGGAGTTGCAGAACCAGGCATACGGCTACCTCTTCCCGATGGGCCCGATCTTCGGCGTGTGCCGGTCGCTCGGGATCCCCGGCTGGGCCACCCAACGGGTCTGGTGGACGCTGCTGCTGGTCGTGTCCTTCCTCGGTGCGCAGCAGCTGATCCGCCGGCTCGGGGTCGCCGGACCGTTGCCCGCGATCGCCGGCGGCGCCGCGTACGCGCTCGCACCGCGGATGCTCACCGTGCTGCCGGTGATCTCGATCGAGGCGTGGCCGATGGCACTGGCGCCGTGGCTGGTGGTCGCCGTGCTGCCGTTGACCCGGCGGTCGCTCACCCGTGCCGAGCTGATCCGGGCACTGGCGCTGGCCGGGGTGCTCACGGCGGCCCTGGGCGGGGTGAACGCGACCGCTTCGGGCATCGTGCTGGCGTTGCCGTTCGTCTTCCTGCTCACCCATCCGGTCGGCCGGCGGAGGTTGCTGCTCTGGGTCGGCACGGCCGTCCTCGGCGGGCTGTGGTGGCTGTTGCCGCTGCTGGTGCTGGGCCGGTACGCGTACCCGTTCCTGGACTACATCGAGACGGCGTCGATCACCACCGCGGTGACGTCCGTGCCCAACGTGTTCCGCGGCGCCGACGACTGGATCGCCTACATCCTGGACAGCGCGGATCACCCCGTCTGGCAAGGCGGTTGGGTCCTCGCGCAGTCGGTGACCGCGATCATCGCCACCGGAGTCGTTGCGGCCGTCGGCTGTTGGGGACTGCTCCGCCTGCGCGGACATCTGGCCCGGTGGACGCTGTGCTGCGCGGTGGCGGCCGTGCTCTTCATGAGCCTCGGCCACGGCGGGTCCGTGGGCAGCCCGTTGTCCGAGCCGGTGAGGGCGTTGCTCGACGGGGCGCTCGCGCCACTGCGCAACGTCCACAAGGCCGACCCGGTCCTGCGGTTACCGCTGGTCATCGGCCTGGCCGCGGTGCTGCACCACGTGTCCTCGTCCGGCAAGGCCCGCCATCGTTTCGCGCCCGCGATCATCGCGCTGGCGGTCGCAGTGGCCGCGACACCGATCTGGCAGGGACGCGTCGGTGCCGCCGACGCCTATGCCGCCATACCCACGCAGTGGACGCAGGTCGCGCACGAGATCGACTCCGCGGCAAAGACCTCCGGCGGAGCGACGTTGCTGTTGCCCAACTCGCGGACGCCCACCTACACGTGGGGCAGCACCACCGACGAACCCCTCGCGGCCCTCGCCGCCTCGCCGGTCGTCACCCGGGAGGCGGCGCCGCTCGGCATCCCCGGGTCGACCCGGATCCTTGACGTCGTCGACCAACTCGCGGCCACCGGTGTCTCGCAGCCGTCGTTGGCGGCGGGGCTGGCCCGGCTCGGCATCGAGCGGGTCGTGCTCCGGCGTGACCTCGCCCCGTCGGTGCGGGCGCAGCCGTGGCAGCGGGTGCAGCGGACGCTGCGCCTGTCACCCGGTTTCCGCCAGCAGGCGGTCTACGGCGAGGGCGGTTCCACGCTCACCGTGTACGACATCACCGGTGCCGCGGACAAGGGTGCCGCCGTCTACAGCTCCGAGCCCGTGACGGTCGCGGGTGGCCCCGAGGCGCTCTTCGCGATGTATGCCGCAGGCGTGCTCTCGGAAGATCAGTGGTACCAGCTGGATTCACGTGTTTCGGGCAATGCTGACGTCGTCACCGACAGTATGCCGTGGCGTGCGTACAACGACGGAGTCCCGACCGCGTACGCCTACAGCCCGGTGCTCACCCGTGGCGACGACGAGCCGACGAGGATCGGCGCGAAAGACCTGCCACCCGCCACGGACCCGTCGACCCAGCCCGCCCGCGAATGGATCGGCTGGAGCGACGTGCAGGTCTCCTCGTCGGCCGCGGATCCGTTCGCTACGCACTACCTCGATGTCCGGGACGGTCCGGCGTCGGCCTTCGACGGTGACGACGGCACCGCGTGGCTGACCGGCGACCACGCGCGCGAAGCCTGGCTGCGCGGCACGCTGCGCAAGCCGACGGCGGTCTCGAAGGTCACGCTGCGCCTCGCCGGTCCGGCGCAGCACGCGACCCTGCCCGAGCGGGTGCACGTCACCGTCGGCGGACACACCGAAACGGTCGCCGTGCGCGGCCGGACCACGATCACCGTGCCGGTGCGCGGGGCCGACGTGCGGTCGATCACGGTACGGCTGGACGCCTCCGGCGATGCCATCGACCCGGTGCTCGGCATCGTCGGAATGACGCTCGCGGGAACGAGACTCGGCTCCGTCATCGACGTGCCGCAACCGGTGGACCTCTCATCCCGGACGCTGCTGCTCACCCGACTCCCGGAGGACGGCCCGAGCATCACCCGGCAGGTGCACCTCGCGGGCGACGGGGCCGTGGCCGGGACCGTGTGGCTGCGCACCGACGGCCGGTCGATATCGAGCCGGTGTGGCGCCGCCGGGTCGATCACGGTCCGCTCCGCCGACGGCAGCACCCAGCGGATCCCGTTGCGGCTCAAGGGAAAAGCCTGGACCGTCAAGGGGGCGCTGATCCGGGCGACCACCTGCGGGTCCAGTAGCGCAGCTGCGGAGCGGCGCAGCGTATCGAGACCACGTGCCACGACCATCACCGTGTCGGCGAGCCACGGCCTCACCCCGGAACTCGCGTCGTTCGGGAAGCCGCCGATCGCTCCGAGCACGGATCGCGCCATCACGTCGGTGTCCGGCGACTCCGGCGACCGCGTCATCCGGGTCGGCGCCGGCGGAGCCGGGGACGTCGTCTCGCTCAGTGAGGGCTTCAACGCCGGCTGGCGGGCGACCGACGCGGCCGGGCACCGGCTCCAGTCCGTCGAGGTGGACGGATGGCGGCAGGGCTTCCGGCTGGTCGGCAGCGGCGCCGACACGGTCACGCTGCGGTTCACACCGACCACGCCGCAGCGGCTCGGTCTGCTGGTGGGCGCGCTCCTCGCGCTGGCGCTGCTGCTGACCTTCCTCGCCGCGGCCCTGGTGTGCCGGCGGTCCGGGCGCAACGACCTCGACGAGCTCGGCCGGCGCGGTGGGTCACTCGGCCGACGCGGTGGGGCGCCCGGCGAGCGCGCTGGGCGGTCGTTGAGCGCGGAGGAGCGGAGCGGGGGAGCAGTCGAAGCGACGTCGGGTGACCTCGACAAGCTCGGCCGGCGCGGTGGGTCACTCGGCCGGCGCGGTGGGTCACTCGGCCGACGCGGTGGGGCGCCCGGCCGGCGCGGTGGGGCGCCCGGCCGACGCGGTGGGTCACTCGGCCGGCTCGCGGCCGTCGTCGTCGGCTTCCTGGTCGCCGGGCCCCTGGGCATCCTGCCCGGCGTCGTCGCGGCTGCCACACCCCGCCGGTGGCTGCGGCATGTTGCGGCAATCGCGCTGGTCGCGTCCTGTGTCGCCCTGGCGTTCTTCGGTGTCGTCGACGCCACGTCGGCGGGCGCGATCGCCGGTCAGCTGCTGGCGACCGTCACGCTTGCCGCGCTGGCACGCGCGGCGTGCGGGTCCGCCGGTGCACCCGACGCAGGATCGGCTGCTCCACCAGCGTCGCCGACGCCCACGCGATCAGCCAGCTGA
- a CDS encoding D-sedoheptulose-7-phosphate isomerase, which produces MPDGHALHEVPREHRGPAISERQRIGLAAWADLATALAEPGLVERVDAAGTALLDALVEGGTLLVAGNGGSAAIASHVAAEFIGKCILDRAPLPAVNLAESLSSITAVANDYAYDETFARGVAALGRPGDILLAMSTSGGSKNILRALELAQEMGLLTIVLTGERGSDLAGRAHHVLVVPSVETPRIQEAHMLWTHVWCEAVDVVCQE; this is translated from the coding sequence ATGCCGGACGGCCATGCTCTGCACGAGGTCCCGCGGGAGCACCGCGGGCCCGCGATCTCCGAGCGCCAGCGGATCGGGCTGGCCGCCTGGGCGGACCTGGCCACCGCCCTCGCGGAGCCCGGACTGGTCGAGCGGGTCGACGCCGCCGGCACCGCGCTGCTCGACGCGCTCGTCGAGGGCGGCACGCTGCTGGTGGCCGGCAACGGCGGCTCGGCCGCGATCGCGAGCCACGTGGCCGCCGAGTTCATCGGCAAATGCATCCTGGACCGCGCACCGCTGCCGGCGGTCAACCTGGCCGAGTCGCTCAGCTCGATCACCGCGGTCGCCAACGACTACGCGTATGACGAGACGTTCGCCCGAGGCGTCGCGGCGCTCGGGAGGCCCGGCGACATACTCCTCGCCATGAGCACCAGCGGCGGGAGCAAGAACATCCTGCGGGCCCTGGAGCTGGCCCAGGAGATGGGGCTGCTCACCATCGTGCTGACCGGGGAGCGGGGCAGCGACCTCGCCGGGCGCGCCCATCACGTGTTGGTCGTCCCGTCGGTGGAGACCCCGCGCATCCAGGAGGCGCACATGCTCTGGACGCACGTGTGGTGCGAGGCCGTCGACGTCGTGTGCCAGGAGTGA
- a CDS encoding class I SAM-dependent methyltransferase: MTGRLTLRGGGSLRRCDTCGHLTRDLQDAPAGHRDHAYGGEPTLDAWRLALTYRLLTAEGVPDSVFEVGFGAGSLLRRFLDAGAIVAGTDPDQLAIDVDPVVRARGELHTEPIEELAATDRQVELAYGIHVLEHVQHPLRTLEHVTGLLRPGGRVQFLTPAGDSAGLRLYGSAWWMLEDPTHVRFFTAESLRRAALSVGLTDVRVTRPAMDSLVTDVASIARRVRPRARPHGVLAERPVLFAGLASAPLVLGARAIRPGLRPTLQLTARKPA; encoded by the coding sequence ATGACGGGGCGCCTGACGCTGCGCGGCGGCGGATCCCTGCGACGCTGCGACACCTGCGGGCACTTGACACGTGACCTGCAGGACGCGCCCGCCGGCCACCGGGATCACGCCTACGGCGGCGAGCCGACGCTGGACGCGTGGCGGCTCGCACTCACCTACCGGTTGCTCACTGCCGAGGGCGTGCCCGACTCGGTCTTCGAGGTGGGCTTCGGCGCCGGTTCGCTGCTACGGCGTTTCCTGGACGCCGGCGCGATCGTGGCGGGCACCGACCCCGACCAGCTCGCGATCGACGTCGACCCGGTGGTGCGGGCGCGCGGGGAATTGCACACCGAGCCGATCGAGGAGCTGGCCGCGACGGACCGGCAGGTGGAGCTCGCCTACGGCATCCACGTGCTGGAACACGTGCAGCATCCGCTGCGAACCCTCGAGCACGTCACCGGATTGCTGCGACCTGGCGGCCGGGTGCAGTTCCTCACCCCGGCCGGGGACAGCGCGGGTCTGCGGCTCTACGGGTCGGCCTGGTGGATGCTCGAGGACCCGACCCACGTGCGGTTCTTCACCGCCGAGAGCCTGCGCCGGGCCGCGCTGTCCGTAGGCTTGACCGATGTGCGCGTGACTCGGCCGGCGATGGACAGCCTGGTGACCGACGTTGCCAGCATCGCCCGGCGGGTGCGGCCACGGGCACGCCCGCACGGAGTGCTCGCCGAGCGCCCCGTCCTGTTCGCGGGCCTGGCCAGCGCGCCTCTGGTGCTCGGCGCCCGCGCCATACGACCCGGCCTGCGGCCGACCCTGCAGCTGACCGCCCGGAAGCCGGCCTGA
- a CDS encoding class I SAM-dependent methyltransferase encodes MERGIGRSVRLFRAFLVEQTEPEVFYGTLARDSCELLGELTTLDGARVLDVGAGPTEFADAFRAAGATYVPIDHDRSVPSVHDGGVVATAEALPFADGSVDVVFSSNLWEHVRDPEHAADEMVRVVRPGGLVFLSYTNWLSPWGGHETSPWHWLGGERAVRRYTRKHGHAPKNTVGRTLFRVSVAQGLRWARQQPDVEVLVARPRYLPDSARHVLRVPGLREIVTWNLLLILRRR; translated from the coding sequence ATGGAACGGGGCATCGGCCGGTCGGTGCGGCTGTTCCGTGCGTTCCTCGTCGAACAGACCGAGCCGGAGGTCTTCTACGGCACGCTCGCCCGCGACTCGTGCGAGCTGCTGGGCGAGCTCACCACGCTGGACGGGGCACGGGTGCTCGACGTCGGAGCGGGACCGACCGAGTTCGCGGACGCGTTCCGGGCGGCGGGGGCGACGTACGTCCCGATCGACCACGACCGCTCGGTCCCGTCGGTGCACGACGGCGGCGTGGTGGCCACCGCGGAGGCGCTGCCGTTCGCCGACGGCTCCGTCGACGTGGTCTTCAGCAGCAACCTGTGGGAGCACGTCCGCGACCCGGAGCACGCCGCCGACGAGATGGTGCGCGTCGTCCGGCCGGGCGGCCTGGTCTTCCTCTCCTACACGAACTGGCTCTCGCCCTGGGGTGGTCACGAGACGTCCCCGTGGCACTGGCTGGGCGGCGAGCGGGCGGTCCGCCGCTACACCCGCAAGCACGGACACGCCCCCAAGAACACCGTCGGTCGCACCCTGTTCCGGGTCAGCGTCGCGCAGGGGCTGCGCTGGGCGCGGCAGCAACCGGACGTCGAGGTGCTCGTCGCCCGCCCGCGGTACCTGCCGGACTCCGCCCGGCACGTCCTGCGGGTCCCCGGGCTGCGCGAGATCGTCACCTGGAACCTGCTGCTGATCCTGCGACGCCGATGA
- a CDS encoding D-glycero-alpha-D-manno-heptose-1,7-bisphosphate 7-phosphatase — MLSDAELLGESRMPIPRPAGAGGAPYDLVLLDRDGTLNVRRPGYVTDPDDLVLLPGAVEAVRACNRAGCAVVLITNQRGLARGELSRTQLLAVHRRLIGELGRRDARLDAVQVCPHEKDTCDCRKPRAGLIREALRRASWARAGRTVLLGDQPTDAAAAGAGGVGSVLVGAPGTSLDAFVAELFRGHATRV, encoded by the coding sequence GTGCTGAGCGACGCCGAGCTGCTGGGGGAGAGCCGTATGCCGATCCCGCGTCCCGCGGGTGCGGGCGGCGCGCCGTACGACCTGGTGCTGCTGGACCGGGACGGCACCCTCAACGTGCGGCGCCCCGGTTACGTGACCGACCCCGACGACCTGGTGCTGCTGCCGGGTGCGGTCGAGGCGGTCCGGGCGTGCAACCGGGCCGGCTGCGCGGTCGTGCTGATCACCAACCAACGCGGACTCGCTCGCGGTGAACTCAGCAGGACGCAGTTGCTGGCCGTGCACCGACGGCTGATCGGGGAGCTGGGGCGGCGGGACGCGCGACTGGACGCGGTGCAGGTGTGCCCGCACGAGAAGGACACGTGCGACTGCCGCAAGCCGCGCGCCGGGCTGATCCGCGAGGCCCTGCGCCGGGCGTCGTGGGCCCGTGCGGGTCGGACCGTGCTGCTCGGGGACCAGCCGACGGACGCAGCAGCAGCCGGCGCCGGAGGGGTCGGATCGGTGCTGGTCGGCGCGCCGGGGACGTCGCTCGATGCTTTTGTCGCAGAATTGTTTCGCGGCCACGCAACGCGTGTGTGA